In the Besnoitia besnoiti strain Bb-Ger1 chromosome IX, whole genome shotgun sequence genome, GGTCGAAAGATCGACGGCTCCCGGCATGACTTCTGAAGGTGGTAAGCATTTAGGGTTTAGTAGACTGTTAGCTGAGGCTACACGCAACCCAGTATTTTGCACAAATTGATATCTTCAGCGCATACGGGTACAACGTTTCTGCAACATGTCCAGCTGTGACACACCGGCATTTCTTCTATGTCACTGAGATCCAGGCGAAAATAATATACTCGTGATTCATGTACCCCCTGCCGGTGTCAGCAGCCTCAGAATTACCTCCCCGACTTTGGGTGAAAGCTTCACCTTCCCACGCTGGAGTTCGTCGTCCTGCAAGATGAAGCAATTCTGGGGGCATAGACACGGTGCCCACTCTTGTGGCGCAATACTGCAACCATGAGCACACATTCGGGGCTCTGCAGTCGTGTTTTAGAGTTCACTCACGCAGCGTCGTCTGGATCGAgtggccgtcgccgccgccagggcgACCCCGCCCGCCGTTtaccccccgccccccctgcACCCCTCCGAGGCATGAGACTCGAATCATACGGATTCGTTCCGTTAAACCGTCGAAATCTACCATATTCAATCGCTTCTTCTGTGTACGGCATTCCTCATATTGAGTCCGGtgccgacgcagacgccaagGACGAAGCCAGGAGGACGTCGCAGACGACCGGAGTCACCAGTCACAGCCGACCGAGCAGGACATCCGCGAACCCGCAACGGGTTTGAAACGACAACGCACCCGGCATTCTCGGTGCCAGCACGATCCGAAAACGTCCTGCGCATTGTGCACCGCGAGAGGAGCGCTTTACCGCGCTACCGATGCAATCATGGGAGCTGGCGGTGGACGGAATCGGCGCGAGACACGAGTCGAGGCGCCTGGCACGCACACACGCTGCGTGTTGCTTGCAGTTCCTTGCCACCGTGCATGCGGCGCTTGTGGTTGTCTTGAAGAGACATGCACAGCAAATGACGGCTAAGGAATGCAAGGGTTCATTCGCTTCTGAACTGCGTGAGACCAATTCGCCACATGATTCGGATCTCACCCTTGAGTTTGGCAGCAACCAAGGCGTGACTAAAACTCTCTGGAAGACCAGCGCGTCGAGGAACGTGTCGACTGCTGATGCTGCTATGCACACGGTTgttgtcttctctcttttttaAGAGTGTCCTTCATTTTCTGAGCCAGGTACTTACCTACAGAAATGCCGTACCTGCACGTTTGAGTAATGCAGCTGCCGTGTCCTCCTCCAGAGGCCCCTTTTCCGTACGCTGTGGCGCGGGGGAACCCActggggctgcggcggggcTGTTGTCTCCACACTGTAGAAAGCCTGCCAAACGCGTAGAGGGCCAGTAGTTCCCGTGGAAAAATCACTGAAGCAACAGCGACTCCAGTGGTCTTCGTCGCTGGCGCACTCTGTGtagccgccgcgggcgttgTCGCTCGAAGAAGGCGGCTTGTCGAGGCAAGCGTCTGATCGATCTCTGAGcgagaagggggggagggagttTAACTCCTTCTACGTTGATGTAGTTTTGCTCGCTCGAGGGACAGCTGACCATCAATTTTCAACTCTTTGCCAATTTAAATGTTGGCCGTAGATTTTCAGAGGCGACCGATACGGCGAGGAGCTCCGGGCTACATGGAACCTGAACCAGGTGCTGCCAAACGTCTGAGACTGTCATTCATTGCTGATaaacgaagaaaaacgtTAAGTTGAGCATTCCTCGTGGCGACGAAGTTCCCCTTGTTGCGAACATCATCTGACGCTTCGCAGCAATCTCCTGTGCGCGGGCAATGTGAAAGGCTCTGACGTCGAGGCCCTGACGCCGTCGGGACTGTCCCTTCCTTCAAGCCAGACATGCGCACAGCATTAAGATAGACTGTACTGCTGAACTGTGTGAACTGTAGACGCGGACCCTGGTTCGAGAAGCTTTGTCAGAACGATTCAGTTGTTAAGGTGATGCGCGCATCCGCACTGATTCCTGTGATGAAAAACCACTTCAGCTGAGAAAGCCCACTCAACGCGTTTTTGCGCAGGAGCAGAGATGTGCGCTGCTCTGCCGTACACGCCACCCGGTACAGCTGCTGCGTACATAGTGGAACACTGGTGCTGAACGacgccttttttttcttgaTGGAGGAGAAAAGGCTCTCCTCCTCGTACTTCGTCTTCACCAGATAAGCCTCGTGTCAGTGTTGTGGTTTGGGGTCAAGGAGCAGAGAGCGCGCTCGGTGCAAATAGCTGCAAGAGTTTGTTTTCCGAAGCATCAATACACGCACTGCTTCAAGAGGGGGTTTTCTCAACGagtcgaggaaggcggaaCTGTCAAGATCTGAATTCTCAGGAGTCAAAATGATGCACGTCTTCATAAGGCCGCACCGCTGTCACGGACAGCGATGTTCCGGTCCTTTGTTGGTTTTTTTCCGTCATTTCCTCGTCACGGTCCTTTGCGTCGTAGGGCAGGTCAGTGGGTTTTCTTCTAGGGCAACCCAGGCACTTCATGCGCCTCAGCCGTCGCTCGTTCCCCGGGGATACGAGCTTCTGTCGTGGAGTTTTGCGCCTACGGCGTCGTGTGACAGGCGCCATCCAGGTGAATCTCAAGGAATCTCCTCACACCAGTGCCTGGGCTTTGTATCAGCTGACATCCGCGCCCACGCCCCCGGGTTCAGGTCGGACGCAGTAGGCACAGGCGCAGTCGTCAGGCATCCAATGCCGCGGAGACATGCGGAAGGCTCTACGGCTATGACTGCCCTTTCGGGTGCAAGCGCAGTCGTCGGGCAGTCCCACGGCTCCTCGCTGCCATCGAGTCCAAGGCCCTCACCCCCCGTGTCTATATGGCAACTGCATTCCTCGCAGCTCTCTCGTgggcgcttcgtctcctccctcggcgccttccctTTCCTGGGGCGGAGAAAGGATgcgccggagggcgccgcagaaaagcaggggggcgccgctgcccccgGTGTGACGGTGGATATGGATCTCTATGGGTTGGTGGGGCTGGCTGCAtcagcggcgaaggcagagatTGAGAGTCGCTTCCTTCAGGCGGAAAAGGATCTGCGCGGTCTGGATGGTGATCTCTCAGTACTGAGAAtgctgcacgccgcgcgcgacatTCTCACTGACGATCGCATGCGAGCGGAGTACGACAGCACCGGCCGCGTGCCAGCGAATTTAGCTCACGCGTTTCTGCCGAGCTCTCCACCGCGAGGCCCGTCAAAGGAAAGGGCAGCCCCTAACGGACTTCCAGACGACTTAGCGACAGAACGAGGAGCCGCGGGAGCAAACGGGAGGGCGGGCACGGCTGCTGAGGAAGAAAGTCGGGATCACGAAGAGCagggcgcggacgaggcACAAACCAGGCAGCAGCTCGGCCTTACGAATATATTTTCTACCTTGTTCGGCGGCGGGGATGCCCGAAGAAGAGCCAAAGGGTGGAACAGCGCCCGTGGGAACGACGTCTGGGCGAGCGTTACGCTCGGATTGAGCGAAATTGCGGTCAATGATGTGGAGAAAAGCGTCACTGTCGAGGCGCTAGAGAGCTGTGCCAGCTGTGCAGGAACGGGCGGGAAGGACGGACAGAAGGCAGTGCCGTGCGAAGCCTGTGAGGGCAGAGGCGCCATAGTCAAGGTGCGTCGCAGGAGTGGTGACAAGTTGTTACAATTCGGTGACTCTCTGTAGAGAGTCTGTCATGAAAATACCATGTGATTGCTGCAGGAGCGCGGTATGTCACGCCGAGCGTGGGACCTAAGACCAAGCTTACGTGGCGGAGTACGAGACACCGATGCTAGTGACGTTTCGTCTTTGTCGCAGGGTTTCGTGGGGAGGGACAGGCCTGCTGggcagggcggcggaagcggctgtcgcgctgcCTTACGTTACCAATCGCTTCGCTATGGGCGAGCTAGGGGTTTGTGGGATGCTCCATTCTTGGTCTCGAAGCGGCGTGATTTCGACGCGGCATGATATGGCTGCTCACGCTTTCTGTGGAAAACTCACGTGGCGCTGGGCTGCCGTCATTCCCTGCTCATATCGCTTTGAAACTGGCGTCGACCTGGGTTGTACGTCTTTGTGCGTGTAGGGTGATGCACCGCGGGTTTGAACCCGCACACACAGGAGTGCAatactatatatatgtgtatatgaaCTATCCAGCGCAACCCAGACTGACACACTGttgcctgcagacgcagcggacgaGCATGGGGACGCTGAGGTCGTCGCGGACGTGCCCAGATTGTCGGGGGAGTGGCCGTCAAACGCGCCCGCTCTGCTCCGACTGCAGTGGCTCCGGCCGTGTGCAGACCAAGAAGGCCCTTCAGGTAGGCCTGGCGTTTGACGTGAAATCCACGACGGCGTCGGGCATGTTACGAAACCGGCTGTGAGCCACGGGGCTCGGGGCCTACAGCCCTTGCTAGTTGTTAGATTCGAGTCGCTCTGCCTGTGTTTCACTGCTCCCATTCTTGCACGCCGCAACTTTGGCTCGTTTTGGCGCGTGTGGCTACAGGTGACGATTCCAGCAGGCGTGGCGGACcgcatgcgcctgcgcatCAAAGGACAAGGAGATGTTGGCGAGAatggcggcgaggccggcgatCTGTGAGTGTCCCATACAGGCAATACGGGAGACGGCTTGGCGTGTTTTAGAGTTTCGGGTTTAGGCTAGAGAGAGCGTTTCAGGCACTCGAAACGCTGACAGAAAGCCAAACAGTCAACGCAGCGTTATATGGCGGAGTGGACAGCGTCAAGCGTATGGAGCGAGGCTTCACTCGAGATGCGGTTCCTCCGTTGCGTCGCTTTTCTACTGAGTGGAGCCGTGGCTTTGCAATTCGCCCGCTGTCTCTTTCAAACGCggtatatgcatgcatgcacctACGCAGTCGCGAAGATGTCCCATCCCAAGGCGTGGGCTGCCCGTTCACGCGCTCGATGTCCGTTGGTTTCTCCTGGTCCTGCACTTTCCGTTGGCATCTAGCCGATGTATGCTTTCACCTCCTGCACACGCTTCTACAGCCTCTTGAATAGGAGTAGGTGAAATGCCGAAAGTGCCCGTGAGACCTACAGTACGAGAGTGGGTATCTACAACATAGCTGGACGCGTGCGTGAAGACTGCGGCGGACGCTTGTCGGTTGTGGATCGCTGTATTTGCAGCCTGCTGAGAGTCGAGGTGGAGAACGACACGCCGTtcaggagagagagcaacAACCTGCTGGGGATCGTTAGGATTTCCTACGTGGACGCCATTTTAGGCCTGCCTAGCGTACGTATTGCTTTTCGTGTAGCGGTGCGAGGACGCGATGCCCTCCAGTGAGGCGAACGCTTGGCCTGTGACGCTCTCTCTTGATCCAGTCCCTCTAATGGGCGTAGAGACGATCTATCTCGATGAAGTCTACTCGTACAAGACTGTTTTGATGGCGGCATTGTATCCGAGTTTGTCGAGACAGTGTGCGTGCCACGTGTCTGCTGACCTGGTCACCGCTGGGGCGTCAGCGACGACTATCTGGCATACGCGGCGTGGCAAGCGTTCTCGCAGCCTCTTCCGTGCTACCTTTGGGGGTGGGCTGCCACAACGAGACTCAGACGCAGTCTGGCAGCCACGGGCTGTCGGCGTGGCGGCTTGTGCGTACAGAAAGAAATCGACGTTATTGACGGCAAGGCCCGCATCTCGATTCTTCCGGGCACCCAGAGCGGCGAAAAGATCGTGGTGAAAGGCCGCGGCACCGTGGATCCAGACACCACGAGCGGCAGCGTGGACGCGCAAAGAGgacccgcggcgcgcggggatCACATTGCAGTCATTGAGGTAAGTCTGTGCGATCGCGAAACTCAACGATCAATGGCCACGCGCCTTGAGTTGCACAGGCTTGCTGCGTGCCTTTGAATATGTGAAGACAGTGAAACGCACTCCACGAATCGATGCCTGCGACCTTAAGATCTGGCCAAGAAGGTCCTAGACACCGAATCGCCCTTGGGATGCCCGCAGAGGCTGATTTtctggcgctgcagacggctTGAGAAAGGCCTCGGCTCCCAGAGAAGGCAGTCAGCCACCATTCTGCTGCCGTCGTGTCGTGTATTTCTTCAGGTGGAGTTGCCGAAGAGCATCTCCGCAGAAGAGCGTCAGCTACTGGAGCGCCTTCGTGAGCTCCAGCCCCGGCCGTAGGACGCGGCGGATGCTTTGCCGTGAATCTGACTGCGAAGGACGCATGTCGAGAGCGGGTCGTGtgcccgcgacgacgccgaaaCTCAAAGGGGTGTGGCGGAGcgggtggaggcggcggatgcCTATAAAACGTCTCTTGCGACCAAGCTATTCGAGGTgcctcgctccgcgtccAGCGGAACTGACCCCTGCGCCCGAGGGGCGGGTGGCCTGCCGCCCCTCCAGTACCCTCTGCGCCGTAGAGTGAGATAGCAGGAGGTCCTCTCCCGAGGTGCCTGGCTGGCGCTTGCGCCTGCAAGCGACTCTTCTCTCCTTGACTTCCAGCGTCGACCGGCCGAGAGAAACGAAAGAAGGCGTCTGGGCGGACGGTTGCGGAAGTAGAACGCTGCTTGGttgcaggccgccgcggcagcaaaCGTTTCGATGAACTTCGACGGGCTGTGTAGATCCTGGCGCGCTCTGGTGGGATGATTTACGGGGCGCATAAAGCAAACTGAGCCCCCCGAAGTTGCATGTGTTTCCCCCTTTCCCTGGAATAAGAGACGAAGCGAGCCCTACATTTGGTGTGGTCATACGCGGTGTACGACCTGGAACCATTTTCCTTGTCTTGCACTTCGCTGATAATGTGGAGCGGATGTCTCTACAGCATCGCGTGCAGCTGCGCTCCACAACTGCGGTTATCGTGTGTGGGCACGGGCCCAAACAGGCTAAAGCAGTTAAAGCATGAAGTTCATGGCTAGTGTATTCCTGCCTGTTTGACGTTGGGGGTGGCCTCAAGAGTGCATGCTTCAGCCCTGgcaagcggcgcggcaggaaaGGCCTGCACGCAGTGCGCTTTGGCTAGTGGCGGCTTGCCGAGTGCTGTGGACATTTCGCAATGGCGTCTGGCGAACTCACAAAGTTACGTGTGAGCTGCGGTTTGCTGGTAAAAATATTTCTTGTTTGCACTCGGGTTTCTGGACGGCAGTCGCCACCGATCCGCCGGTCCCACTCAACACAGACACATATGGAACTGCGCGTCCGTTGAATCGGAGCGCGGGGAAGCGCACCGCCCCCGCGCGATAGCTTCATTCTGGCAAATAGAACAGTGGCGTGAGTCCGACCATCAATCAGTGTACGCAGGAACAGCCAGGAGAGCCAATGTGACCAAAGTGGCACgtcagccgcgcggccgccggatGAGTAAAATATGCACACGCActctctgccgcggctgggGCTCATCCTCACAACACGTTGACTAGCGAGATGCCGTCCGGCGGCGCAAGCCGCCTGGAAGTCCGCACATGTGCCACGATTTGTCTCCAACGTGTACCCTCTGTGCGTGCAATCGCTTGCTGATGCTCGCGTCGCACCCTGATGGGCGCATTCAGACAAACTCGCGGGCAGCCCTGGCGTCCAAAAGGCGCGCGACTACGGCCTAATCATGAAGCCCCTGCCCGTTGAGCCACTTGCCCTCTTTCCTCCCCAGCCTCTGCCTGTGGAACGCGGCTAGGGAAATGGCGTTCATCGCGTCACCTTCGATTTGACTTCTCTGCGACAGGCGCGGTCGAGCCTCACAGCCGGAATCGGCATGACCCGCTCCCACCCGCCCTGGCATCAACgtctggcgacgccgcccgtATGCAAAAATCCACGCAGGCATTCCACGGAAGAACTCAGATCGGCCGAACAGTGCGCTGGCAGTTCacctgcggcagcagaggcccCTGGCCTGGTTCGATCGGAAGCCAGGGAGGCGCCTCCCCACTGAAAAGCGAAACGTGATGTCGGGCGCACTGTGAAATacgacgcctgcgcccgctgtCGGCGGCCGCACCCGTAGCTGGAAGGGCAGCTGCGCAAGCGAAAGGGTAGTGCCCACGGCTACTGCACTCCTTGCGTCTGGAGCACAGCTCTTTTCCTTTGCAAGCGCTCGAGAGAAGCAACAACCAGTTCTCAACTTCTCCCCGGGAGACGCCGGACTCGTCGACTCGAATCCTCAGACTCACATGGAGTCCACTCGCACGTGGTGGTAATCGGTGTCAAGGTCGTCTCCAAAGCCTCCCACAGTCCCAGCGGCGTGCGGGTCGAAGATGATAGGCTGCTCTTCcaccgccgcctgcgcgtcctgcgcctgcgcacccGTGCGGACGTAGCGGATGATCCTGCAGGACGAAAGCGAGACACCGCATTGGTCACACAGCTAGATGTGGTTCAAGTCCCCAAAAATAAGTCCCTCCAGGCGCCAACTCGGGTATGCCTTTATACGGTGATACATGTCACCTGCGCGCTCAAGCTGTGCGAGTAAACGTGTTCACGCCTCTCCCGTCTCCAGTACTGCTGACCGTCTTGTCACACGAGGCTCCCAGGCAGCCGACGCATAATCGCCGTCACGTTCCGAACGAAAATCAATGAAGATCCTCTTCTTGGTTTGCCTCGTCGCTCCCTGACAGTAGCTCTATTCTACGAAGGTAGTGGCGGGCACGGGAAGACAGCTCTTCCGCTGTCCCACTTGCGCTGGCGCTTCAGCGCGCACGCACCGCCGCGAGCACTGACCTGATACTCTGCGTAGTGTAACGAACGGTGAGCAAGGCGATGGTGACGAACTGGTCGAAATTCTTGATCACTCCAACCTGGAAACACAAAGATTCGACCAGCATCAGACACTAAAATGGCACAGCGGCAGAAAGGGAAAAGGAGATACCGAGTTTTCGTGGTGTCGTTTAAATGAGGACGCGGATCTTCACTACCCAgactccctcctctccccaAAGCCGTGGGATTCAGAGGGAACGCGAGGGGCGGGCCTGGAAACAGCTACAGCTCGAGGCAGACAGTGTTCACCTTCGTATGTGAACCGTCACCCTCTCTCGCATGCAGCTGTTTGCACAACATCGCAGCCCGAAAAGAATTACGGAACGGCTTTTTGTAAGCGTATCTGCTCCCGCCCACGGCACGAGCCCGACTACATAACGGGTACGTGGATCTATGTGGACTGGCCTACTGACACACGTCCACGCATGCGTATGAATGCGCCCTAGGAACGAAATGCAAGCGATCATCTTACCACTTCAAGCAGGAGCAGAATCCAGCTCACGAAACTCGTCAGAGCCACGGCGAAGTCGAAAACGTGCCAGCCGCTGCTCCAGAACCGCTGAACACCGGAACAGAAAAAGGATGCGCAGCACGCGCCATCGAAGGTCGCCTCTGCTACAACCGAAACGCAGTGGCGTGACAGTCTGGAGTGCGTGAAATACACGCACATGCGAGTGCAGCTCTGCACTCAAGCGTTGGCGCCTCCGGCACGTGCGTCGACggacgagagaggcgcaaGAAAATTGCCCTCGctcccccctgcccccctccctccgctccCACGTCTTTCTGGTTTGTTCGGTCAACAACGTGCACCACTCGTTCCCTAGGGTCGTCACTTCTCACAGGGCTGCGCGTGCACGCTCttgtctgcatgcagagactcAGGAAGAACCTGACAGAAACAGGTGCCCCCCAGATTATCAGCCGCAGTCCCCACGGGCGCCTACCTGACCCATGAAGTACATGTCGAGAGCAGTCTCGATGCAGAGAGTCGTGGTGATCAGCCCGTCCGCGACGACCGCCCAGATCGGCATCGCGTTGCCCTTCTGAAATCGCACCAGAGAGTCAGCACAAATGACGCAGACAGCACGCTGTGATGCTGCAGAAAACGCACGAGGAACTTTGCCCTTTGCGGCGCGATCCAGGCCACGGGTTGCGAGACTCGACACGACATTCAGAGCGACGCCTCTTCGATACGAACCGCAGGAGACGCACCAAGTCACGTGAGGGCGACTTACGCCccgagctccgcggccgcaacAGGCGCACACTacgcccgccgcaggccgcgctgccAGTGACGAGAAAAACGGACTCTTCAAAGCTCTCGGGAGGAGCTGCCAAATGAGGCGCTTCATCgtcccgcctcgccctcgtcatCGAAATACACGCACAAAGAGAGAGGCCGGCGTATAATGGTCGTGGCATTCAAAGTGTGCTCAACCATGCTTCAGCTATCTATGACTGGCAGGCATCCTGACACGCATGGCGTTTGACTTCCAACGCGATCCCGAGATCCTCTCCCGCCTGGCGACACGTGGCATCCTCGAGCGCGCCTCTTGCTTGCCCTCCGGCACTGCGCCCTAAATGAGAACTCGGGGCGCAGCGTACAGAGGGCACGAAAGACTCGAGACAGTAGTCCTCTTTGTGTTGCACTTCATACGTACGCTCCATGCTACTCGTATTATACAGCCTCTATTTTTGCATTTAAAGGGCTCGAGTAACCTGCATGACTCTCGAAACCACGGACGCTGGTGCACACCCAACGGTAAAGCCAGGAAGCTGCACACCGCCGCGACTGTCACAGAGGCCAGAAAAACGCTGACTCAGCCTTTCGAGTATCTCTCTCTTGAAATTCAACACCTACGCAGCGGAAGACTGCGCATCACCGCAGGTCTCCGCGGACGCAGCCGGCTGCCCCAGAGAAGCTCGCATGCACGCAAGTATCGCGGCACCCCCGCGTCAGTCAGTTTCCCGCTTGGGCCTGGGCGTCGCCACTTACCACATTTACATCGACGATCATGTAGATGACCAAAGCGAGGGTCGCGAGCGCCATCACCGTACAGTAGAAGATGTACCATACGGACAGCCGCATCGCGAAGACGAAGCCCTTGCCGGTATCCGCctggagagacagcagcaTTTTCGACTTGCGTCGCTGAGCTTCGGAGAGTAGAGGACTgttttctgcgcctctcgagaACACGGGGATACCTGCGCCGAAAGGGGCTTCGGagtgcgccgcagcgccctcccCACCGAGGTCCTCTTTGGCGGAAGACATTGCGGAGAcggcaggaggaggaaggccgtGGAGTCCCAACGACAGCTGGGAGTGAACTTCAGATGGCTGCGAAAGCCTGAGGACTTCCACAGTTCGTGAGAAAAACGAATAGCGTGCCAGTCCAGAACACTTGTGGCACTTGCCTGCGTTGCCCGAGCATGGAGAGCAGGACAAACGAGAGACTAAATGGGGATGTGAAGCAAATGCTGAGTATGTGCAGTTTTTGCCATTGGAAACAGTTGTGCGACGAGGAAAAAAAGGACGGTGATGCTTCAGAGAAGCCAAAATTTCACCAGACCGCACGGACACGCTCCATCAAAAACCATTAGTTTACCATATTATTAAAGATTTCGAAATCGAGAGTAGGCTGACTACCATACCACGAAAGAGCTAGCCGTGGCCTTTCTGAAACCAGGCGGGCACCCGTCTCCATGTACCttggctgcatgcgctggatGCCATGCCAGTAGGGCCTTAGTTCTCTTTTCTCAGCAGATGGCGCCGGAACGCCGGTCCCAAAGTCGCTATTTTTATTTTCACAAAAGCGAAAATGTGAGAAAAGTTCCCCCAGCAGCGTCTTCGTGGAGTATCCCCGTCTGGATGTCACTCGCGGTAACTGCCAATTCAAGtcgcgagaaagagagtcCGCCGCGCCAAGTGCGACTACTGCAGGACCAACATAGGACACATTTCACGAGTTCTGCCTCGGAACGGGTGCAGTGACATTT is a window encoding:
- a CDS encoding hypothetical protein (encoded by transcript BESB_013250); this encodes MSSAKEDLGGEGAAAHSEAPFGAGIPVFSRGAENSPLLSEAQRRKSKMLLSLQADTGKGFVFAMRLSVWYIFYCTVMALATLALVIYMIVDVNVKGNAMPIWAVVADGLITTTLCIETALDMYFMGQRFWSSGWHVFDFAVALTSFVSWILLLLEVVGVIKNFDQFVTIALLTVRYTTQSIRIIRYVRTGAQAQDAQAAVEEQPIIFDPHAAGTVGGFGDDLDTDYHHVRVDSM
- a CDS encoding DnaJ C terminal region domain-containing protein (encoded by transcript BESB_013240) — its product is MMHVFIRPHRCHGQRCSGPLLVFFRHFLVTVLCVVGQVSGFSSRATQALHAPQPSLVPRGYELLSWSFAPTASCDRRHPGESQGISSHQCLGFVSADIRAHAPGFRSDAVGTGAVVRHPMPRRHAEGSTAMTALSGASAVVGQSHGSSLPSSPRPSPPVSIWQLHSSQLSRGRFVSSLGAFPFLGRRKDAPEGAAEKQGGAAAPGVTVDMDLYGLVGLAASAAKAEIESRFLQAEKDLRGLDGDLSVLRMLHAARDILTDDRMRAEYDSTGRVPANLAHAFLPSSPPRGPSKERAAPNGLPDDLATERGAAGANGRAGTAAEEESRDHEEQGADEAQTRQQLGLTNIFSTLFGGGDARRRAKGWNSARGNDVWASVTLGLSEIAVNDVEKSVTVEALESCASCAGTGGKDGQKAVPCEACEGRGAIVKTQRTSMGTLRSSRTCPDCRGSGRQTRPLCSDCSGSGRVQTKKALQVTIPAGVADRMRLRIKGQGDVGENGGEAGDLLLRVEVENDTPFRRESNNLLGIVRISYVDAILGLPSKEIDVIDGKARISILPGTQSGEKIVVKGRGTVDPDTTSGSVDAQRGPAARGDHIAVIEVELPKSISAEERQLLERLRELQPRP